The proteins below come from a single Natranaerofaba carboxydovora genomic window:
- a CDS encoding metal-sensitive transcriptional regulator, whose product MEDERYLVLNRLKRIEGQIKGIQKMVEEEKTCSDILMQVNAVRSAVNNVGTLILENHLKNCLNEAITHEEQDKLIKELSELISKYAK is encoded by the coding sequence ATGGAAGATGAAAGATATTTGGTTCTTAATCGACTTAAAAGAATAGAAGGTCAGATAAAAGGAATACAAAAAATGGTTGAAGAAGAAAAAACTTGTTCTGATATCTTAATGCAGGTGAATGCAGTTAGGTCTGCAGTTAATAATGTTGGAACTCTTATATTAGAAAATCACCTTAAAAATTGCTTGAATGAAGCGATAACGCATGAAGAACAGGATAAACTAATAAAAGAATTAAGTGAATTGATATCAAAATATGCAAAGTAG
- a CDS encoding penicillin-binding transpeptidase domain-containing protein: MALKKQEMLTTRKRLVFLFFIILLAMVSLLGRLGWLQLVRGEELHQQAWEQWNRSLPVSSPRGQILDRNGEVLVGSVTADSVIAIPNQIESKEATARELSRILELDYDEIMEKIEQDTSQVRLARTVSRSKAQHLRALAIPGIEITTESERYYPHGRLASQILGFVGVDQGWGGLEFQYEDILAGKDGWMEFQADGTMRGDQLPHGVQRFIPPEDGSDLKTTIDLNIQYILERELERAMVQYEANQIMAMAMDPYTGEVLAMGAKPDYYPGEYAEFSSEKMNIPVINSTFEPGSTFKLVTLSASIEENKYNPDRGFHCDGSIDVAGTSIGCWSGGHGSIDFLEVVYGSCNPGFVTLGQEIGKETLLRYINGFGFDTRTGIDLPGETTGLIFTEEQMGPTELATTSFGQGVSVTPIQQAVAVSAMANGGNLVRPYIAEEYFENEHSKELEDEAEELEEGENIRQVISESASQQVKEIMEGVVEEGSGQNAFIEGYRIAGKTGTAQKVGPDGGYIPDEHIASFIGFGPVEDPEILIYVAVDNPAKGPAWGGQVAAPVFRNIMEDVIEYKEIPPSYLPEEDDRAATEEVAVPNLINLEIDEARTLIEQKGLEIQFSGEGEQIYEQLPEPGTTVSPRSEITVYLE, from the coding sequence TTGGCTTTGAAAAAGCAGGAAATGTTAACCACCCGCAAAAGGCTAGTGTTTTTATTTTTTATAATACTATTGGCAATGGTTTCTTTGTTAGGACGTCTTGGATGGCTTCAATTGGTAAGAGGTGAAGAACTGCATCAGCAGGCATGGGAACAGTGGAACAGGAGTCTTCCTGTTAGTTCTCCACGGGGGCAAATATTAGATCGAAACGGTGAGGTTTTGGTTGGAAGTGTAACAGCAGATAGTGTGATAGCTATTCCAAATCAAATAGAATCTAAAGAAGCTACAGCCCGCGAATTAAGCAGGATCCTTGAATTAGATTATGACGAAATTATGGAAAAGATAGAACAGGATACTTCCCAGGTTAGGTTAGCAAGAACTGTTAGTAGAAGTAAAGCACAGCATTTAAGAGCACTGGCTATCCCTGGAATAGAGATCACCACAGAATCTGAAAGATACTATCCTCATGGTCGACTTGCATCCCAGATATTGGGATTTGTTGGGGTTGATCAAGGTTGGGGAGGATTAGAGTTCCAATATGAGGATATACTTGCTGGAAAAGATGGTTGGATGGAATTTCAAGCTGATGGAACTATGAGGGGTGACCAATTACCTCACGGAGTACAGCGCTTCATACCGCCTGAAGATGGTTCTGACTTAAAGACTACCATTGATTTGAATATACAGTACATTCTTGAGAGAGAACTAGAGAGGGCAATGGTTCAATATGAAGCTAACCAAATTATGGCAATGGCAATGGACCCCTATACAGGAGAGGTTTTGGCTATGGGTGCAAAGCCAGATTATTACCCTGGCGAATATGCCGAATTTAGTTCAGAAAAAATGAACATTCCTGTAATTAACAGTACTTTTGAACCTGGCTCAACCTTTAAGCTAGTTACTTTATCTGCTAGCATAGAAGAAAATAAATATAATCCAGATAGAGGTTTTCACTGTGATGGATCAATTGATGTAGCCGGTACTTCTATTGGGTGTTGGTCAGGAGGTCATGGTTCTATTGATTTCTTGGAAGTAGTTTATGGATCTTGTAATCCTGGTTTTGTAACATTAGGTCAGGAAATAGGCAAAGAAACTCTTCTTAGATATATAAATGGCTTTGGTTTTGATACAAGAACGGGGATAGACCTCCCCGGTGAAACCACAGGCTTGATATTTACTGAAGAACAGATGGGCCCTACAGAACTTGCTACAACTTCTTTTGGTCAGGGGGTATCTGTTACCCCTATACAACAAGCCGTAGCTGTAAGCGCCATGGCTAATGGCGGTAATCTTGTGAGGCCCTATATAGCCGAGGAATACTTTGAAAATGAGCACTCGAAAGAACTAGAAGACGAAGCAGAAGAGCTTGAAGAAGGAGAAAATATACGACAAGTTATATCTGAGAGCGCTTCGCAGCAGGTAAAGGAAATAATGGAAGGTGTCGTCGAAGAAGGAAGTGGACAGAATGCTTTTATAGAGGGATATAGAATTGCAGGCAAAACTGGTACTGCTCAAAAGGTTGGTCCGGATGGAGGATATATACCCGATGAACATATAGCTTCCTTTATAGGTTTTGGCCCTGTGGAAGACCCAGAAATTCTGATATATGTGGCTGTTGACAATCCGGCTAAAGGACCTGCGTGGGGAGGTCAGGTAGCTGCTCCGGTATTTAGAAATATTATGGAAGATGTTATAGAGTACAAGGAAATTCCTCCAAGTTACTTGCCAGAAGAAGATGATAGAGCTGCAACAGAAGAAGTCGCGGTTCCAAACCTTATTAATTTGGAAATAGATGAGGCAAGGACACTGATAGAGCAGAAAGGTTTAGAAATTCAGTTTTCAGGAGAAGGAGAGCAAATTTATGAACAGTTACCAGAACCAGGCACAACTGTCTCGCCAAGAAGCGAAATAACAGTATACTTAGAATAA
- a CDS encoding UDP-N-acetylmuramoyl-tripeptide--D-alanyl-D-alanine ligase, giving the protein MWTLNKLADYSGGKLINGYGEIEVKGFSIDSRMVKDGDLFIALKGERTDGHYFLKDALKKGASACLVENEKYNQEDLETGQAIIEVNNSLEALKMIAMKHREQYNVKVIGITGSVGKTTTKDMVAEVLRQNYKVLKTEGNLNTGIGLPLTLLNLNELHEVIVLEMGMRQMGEIAELCRIARPDIGIITNVAESHLENLKTIENIAKAKGELLEGLANDGVAIINGDDERVVRLQSKAPNRVVSYGTGVDANLVIKDIKPRQERIECLLEHRPKGEENEKVKMSLNFPGKHNLMNAMAALLAGVELNVSLTKGVENLKNFYPTDMRNQIFTGKKDITVINDTYNANVKSTKAALDILSDVATNRKVAILGDMYELGDYTDDAHLEVGEYVASKEVEVIIAVGDKAKLIKDGALNAGLNNDNVLFYNNKEELIKQIQGILKPGDTILVKGSRGMALEDVVYAIIDEEG; this is encoded by the coding sequence ATGTGGACACTAAATAAATTGGCCGATTACTCGGGTGGAAAATTAATAAATGGTTATGGTGAAATAGAAGTTAAGGGATTTTCAATTGACTCAAGAATGGTAAAAGATGGAGACTTATTTATTGCCCTCAAAGGTGAAAGAACTGATGGGCATTATTTTTTGAAGGACGCTTTGAAAAAAGGTGCATCTGCCTGCTTAGTTGAAAATGAGAAATATAACCAGGAGGATTTGGAGACTGGTCAGGCAATTATTGAAGTAAATAATTCCTTAGAAGCACTAAAAATGATTGCAATGAAACATAGAGAACAATATAATGTAAAAGTGATTGGAATTACAGGAAGTGTAGGAAAGACGACTACAAAGGATATGGTAGCAGAAGTTTTAAGACAAAATTATAAAGTGTTAAAAACAGAGGGTAATTTAAATACTGGGATTGGGTTGCCGCTAACATTGCTAAATTTAAACGAACTGCATGAAGTTATTGTATTAGAGATGGGTATGAGGCAAATGGGAGAAATTGCTGAACTTTGCCGGATTGCAAGACCTGACATAGGTATTATTACAAATGTCGCAGAATCACATTTGGAAAATTTGAAAACTATTGAAAATATAGCAAAAGCAAAAGGAGAGCTGTTAGAAGGCTTAGCTAACGATGGTGTTGCAATAATTAATGGAGATGATGAAAGAGTTGTCAGGCTACAGTCAAAGGCGCCTAATAGGGTGGTAAGTTATGGCACAGGGGTAGATGCTAATTTGGTAATAAAGGATATAAAGCCACGTCAGGAAAGAATTGAATGTTTGTTGGAGCACAGGCCAAAGGGTGAGGAAAATGAAAAAGTAAAAATGAGCTTAAACTTTCCCGGAAAGCATAATCTAATGAATGCAATGGCTGCTTTGCTAGCCGGTGTAGAGCTTAATGTTTCTTTAACTAAAGGAGTAGAAAACCTAAAAAACTTTTACCCTACAGATATGAGAAATCAAATATTTACAGGTAAGAAAGATATAACAGTGATTAATGATACTTATAATGCAAATGTCAAATCAACTAAAGCAGCCTTAGATATTTTGTCCGATGTGGCAACTAACCGAAAAGTAGCTATCTTAGGGGATATGTATGAGCTTGGAGATTATACTGATGACGCACATCTTGAAGTTGGAGAATACGTAGCAAGTAAGGAGGTTGAAGTTATCATAGCTGTTGGGGACAAAGCTAAATTAATAAAAGATGGAGCCTTAAATGCAGGTCTAAATAACGACAATGTACTATTTTATAATAATAAAGAGGAACTGATTAAACAAATTCAGGGTATTTTGAAACCAGGTGATACAATTTTGGTAAAAGGATCTAGAGGTATGGCTTTAGAAGATGTAGTCTATGCGATAATAGACGAAGAAGGGTAG
- the rsmH gene encoding 16S rRNA (cytosine(1402)-N(4))-methyltransferase RsmH codes for MGYHKGVLVEEVIKKLEPKPDKIILDGTVGGATHAKEIAKHISPSGFLIALDKDERAIKEAKKVLNDSECKIKLIKADFVEIDKTCNQLGVEGLDGILLDLGVSSYQLDQGERGFSYQHDGPLDMRMDREQQYSAKDAVNELSAQELANIIWKYGEERWSKRIAEKIVENRKGKRIEKTSELTQIIKKAIPAKARQKGPHPAKRTFQALRIYVNQEIEKIETVLDKGVKLLNPGGRFVVISFHSLEDRVVKNKFKEFEKNCFCPPKIPKCICGATPLGKVLTRKPVQPTKEELEINHRARSSKLRAFLKEGSKQ; via the coding sequence TTGGGATATCACAAAGGGGTACTAGTTGAAGAAGTGATTAAAAAACTCGAGCCAAAACCTGACAAGATAATATTGGATGGAACTGTCGGAGGAGCAACTCATGCAAAAGAAATTGCGAAGCACATTTCACCTTCGGGTTTTTTAATAGCTTTGGACAAGGATGAGAGGGCAATAAAGGAAGCTAAGAAAGTCTTAAATGATAGTGAGTGTAAAATTAAACTAATAAAAGCTGACTTTGTAGAAATAGACAAAACTTGTAACCAATTAGGTGTTGAGGGCCTTGATGGGATACTCTTAGACCTTGGTGTATCCTCCTATCAGTTAGATCAAGGTGAAAGAGGATTTAGCTATCAACATGATGGGCCTCTTGATATGAGAATGGATAGAGAACAGCAATATAGTGCTAAAGATGCAGTTAATGAACTTAGCGCTCAAGAATTAGCCAATATAATTTGGAAATATGGAGAAGAACGCTGGTCTAAGAGAATTGCTGAAAAAATTGTCGAAAATAGAAAAGGAAAAAGAATAGAAAAAACCTCTGAACTTACTCAAATTATAAAAAAAGCGATACCTGCAAAGGCAAGGCAGAAAGGGCCTCACCCGGCAAAAAGAACCTTTCAGGCCCTAAGGATATATGTTAATCAGGAAATAGAAAAAATAGAAACGGTACTAGATAAAGGTGTGAAACTTCTTAATCCTGGGGGACGATTTGTTGTAATCAGTTTTCATTCACTAGAAGATAGGGTCGTGAAAAATAAATTCAAAGAATTTGAAAAAAATTGCTTTTGTCCTCCCAAAATACCGAAATGTATTTGTGGGGCAACTCCATTAGGTAAAGTGCTGACACGAAAACCAGTACAGCCAACAAAAGAAGAGTTAGAGATAAACCATAGAGCAAGAAGTTCAAAATTAAGGGCTTTTTTGAAAGAAGGTTCTAAACAATAG
- a CDS encoding cell division protein FtsL, translated as MFNSERPLKEYNVPLPNRKSIPKKRPYGPYRKRKYKNQPKSPNIKPVKKPEKRKEEEQRRGILQKLNKSKPAILYVTFVATALILVAQSAIISQLNYQMIQKENQLESLHNEKVLLEMKVLEQKTPERIERIAVDELEMSNPGRQQVINID; from the coding sequence TTGTTTAATAGTGAGCGACCTTTAAAAGAATATAATGTTCCTCTTCCTAATAGAAAAAGCATACCTAAGAAAAGACCATATGGACCTTATAGAAAAAGAAAATATAAAAACCAACCAAAAAGTCCTAATATCAAGCCTGTTAAAAAACCAGAAAAAAGAAAAGAAGAAGAACAGCGTCGTGGTATATTACAAAAATTAAATAAATCTAAACCTGCTATCTTGTATGTAACTTTTGTAGCTACAGCACTGATTTTGGTTGCCCAATCTGCAATAATTTCACAGTTGAACTATCAAATGATTCAAAAAGAAAACCAACTGGAATCTTTACATAATGAAAAAGTTCTTCTTGAAATGAAAGTCTTAGAACAAAAAACACCAGAAAGAATTGAGCGGATTGCGGTAGATGAACTAGAAATGAGTAATCCAGGAAGACAACAAGTAATAAATATAGATTAA
- the aspS gene encoding aspartate--tRNA ligase, whose product MQRSHYCGKITTNDIGKKVSLMGWADNRRDHGKLIFIDLRDLTGLVQVVCDFERNKEALEIADSVRGEYVLSITGKVQARSEETVNPDLHTGEIEIECETIEVLNPSKTPPFLIEEDIETDENLRLKYRYLDLRRPDMQKNLELRHKVIKSMRDFLDGENFLEIETPILTKSTPEGARDFLVPSRLQENKFYALPQSPQLFKQLLMVSGFDRYFQIARCFRDEDLRADRQPEFTQLDMELSFIEEEELINLVERMIVYVFEKNLDIKMETSFNRLSYSDAISKYGSDAPDLRFGMELVDVSEIVKDSEFKVFKSALEKQGMVKGIVVPGGGDFSRKELDDLTEYVKEFGAKGLAWMILEENGVKSPIAKFFTEEQLNQLTEEMNAKTGDLLLFVADNTSVVNESLSNLRQTLARKLDLIPENKFELCWIVKFPLLEYDPEEKRYKAAHHPFTSPYENDLENYEDEPEKIRAKAYDLVLNGVEIGGGSIRNHRKDVQEKMFEILGINKEEAREKFGFLLEALEYGAPPHGGIAFGLDRLIMLMAGAGSIREVIPFPKTANASCLMTGAPSEVEIKQLKELNISPKTKSKKE is encoded by the coding sequence ATGCAAAGGTCTCATTACTGTGGAAAAATAACAACTAATGATATCGGTAAAAAGGTTAGTTTGATGGGTTGGGCTGATAATAGGAGAGATCATGGGAAGTTGATTTTTATTGATCTAAGAGATTTAACCGGTTTAGTTCAGGTTGTATGTGATTTTGAAAGAAATAAAGAAGCTTTAGAAATTGCTGATTCAGTTCGAGGCGAATATGTCTTGTCAATAACTGGAAAGGTACAAGCAAGAAGTGAAGAAACCGTCAATCCAGACTTACATACAGGTGAGATTGAAATAGAATGTGAAACTATAGAAGTTTTAAATCCTTCTAAAACACCTCCTTTTCTTATAGAAGAGGATATAGAGACAGACGAAAACTTAAGACTAAAGTACAGATATTTAGACCTAAGACGCCCTGATATGCAAAAGAATTTAGAGTTAAGACATAAAGTTATTAAATCGATGAGAGACTTTTTGGACGGTGAAAACTTTCTTGAAATAGAAACGCCGATTCTTACAAAAAGTACACCTGAGGGTGCAAGAGATTTCCTGGTTCCTAGTAGACTTCAGGAAAATAAATTTTATGCCTTGCCTCAATCCCCTCAACTTTTTAAACAGTTATTGATGGTGTCTGGATTTGATAGATACTTTCAGATTGCAAGATGCTTTAGAGACGAAGATTTAAGAGCTGACAGGCAGCCTGAGTTTACCCAGCTAGATATGGAGCTGTCATTTATTGAGGAAGAAGAACTGATCAATCTGGTAGAAAGAATGATAGTTTATGTATTTGAAAAGAATCTAGATATAAAAATGGAGACTTCTTTCAATCGTCTTTCCTATAGCGATGCAATATCAAAATATGGTTCGGATGCTCCTGATTTGAGGTTTGGGATGGAGCTAGTTGATGTAAGCGAAATAGTAAAAGACTCAGAATTTAAAGTTTTTAAATCAGCATTAGAAAAACAAGGAATGGTAAAAGGCATTGTTGTTCCTGGTGGAGGGGATTTTAGCAGAAAAGAGCTTGATGATCTTACAGAGTATGTCAAGGAGTTTGGTGCCAAGGGCCTAGCCTGGATGATATTGGAAGAAAATGGCGTAAAAAGCCCAATTGCCAAGTTCTTTACTGAGGAGCAGTTAAATCAATTAACAGAAGAAATGAACGCCAAAACTGGAGATTTGTTACTTTTTGTTGCTGATAATACCTCAGTAGTGAATGAGAGCTTGTCAAATCTAAGACAAACTTTAGCTAGAAAACTTGATTTAATACCTGAAAATAAATTTGAATTATGCTGGATTGTGAAATTTCCATTACTTGAATATGACCCGGAAGAAAAGCGATACAAAGCGGCACATCATCCATTTACTTCACCTTATGAAAACGACCTGGAAAACTATGAGGATGAACCTGAGAAAATTAGAGCCAAAGCTTATGATCTAGTGTTGAATGGAGTAGAAATAGGTGGTGGAAGTATAAGAAATCACAGAAAAGATGTACAGGAGAAAATGTTTGAAATCCTGGGTATAAATAAAGAAGAAGCAAGAGAAAAATTTGGGTTTTTATTAGAAGCGCTAGAATATGGGGCCCCTCCCCATGGTGGTATTGCCTTTGGTTTAGATCGATTAATCATGTTAATGGCAGGTGCAGGTAGTATAAGGGAAGTTATTCCATTCCCGAAAACAGCAAACGCAAGCTGTTTAATGACAGGTGCGCCTAGCGAAGTTGAGATTAAGCAGCTTAAAGAGTTAAATATTTCCCCCAAAACTAAAAGCAAAAAAGAGTAA
- the mraZ gene encoding division/cell wall cluster transcriptional repressor MraZ translates to MFMGEYNHTIDNKGRIIVPAKFRKDLGESFVLTRGLDSCIFIYPQSEWKQLEQKLKALPLTKGDARAFSRFFLSGATECALDNQGRIQIPENLRFHADLKKEVVVIGVSSRVEIWSKENWKDYQSEAEESFENIAEEIVDFDI, encoded by the coding sequence ATGTTTATGGGCGAGTATAATCATACAATCGATAATAAAGGAAGAATTATTGTTCCGGCCAAATTTAGAAAAGACCTAGGGGAGAGCTTTGTTCTCACCAGAGGTCTTGATAGTTGTATATTTATTTATCCCCAGAGCGAGTGGAAACAATTAGAGCAAAAACTAAAAGCTCTACCACTTACCAAAGGAGATGCAAGAGCATTTAGTAGATTTTTTCTATCTGGAGCTACTGAATGTGCTTTAGATAACCAGGGGAGAATACAAATACCTGAGAATCTTCGCTTCCATGCAGATTTAAAAAAAGAAGTTGTTGTTATTGGAGTGTCAAGTAGGGTCGAAATATGGAGCAAAGAAAACTGGAAAGACTATCAATCAGAAGCTGAAGAGTCTTTTGAAAATATAGCAGAAGAAATAGTTGATTTTGACATTTAA
- a CDS encoding UDP-N-acetylmuramoyl-L-alanyl-D-glutamate--2,6-diaminopimelate ligase: MITLGYLIEPLLIKEIKGEINTEITGISYDSRDVKEGDLFVCIPGYKFDGHDYANDAVVKGAKALIVEEWLDVKTVTQVKVSNSREALAILAAQFYNCPSKDLNLIGVTGTNGKTTVTHLINSIYSASYDKTGLIGTVRYKIGDEEYPVKTTTPESFDLQQMMASMVKKAVRDCVIEVSSHAIKQKRILGCDFNICVFTNLTQDHLDYHPSMDDYRAAKGRLFSFLGLSHKKNNIPKASVINIDDESAQYMMEQSAVQVITYGIYNDADIMAKNIEIFPEGCQFDVESPWGNFNLNIKLTGRFSIYNALAAVSVALLEGFNPNFIKEVLEKVEKVPGRFEKVDAGQNFLVIVDYAHTSDSLENVLSTLKEFTPGRIGVVFGCGGDRDKEKRPLMGKVAASYGDKLFITSDNPRTEDPEEIIKDIKKGLGDETSFLIEPDRKKAISLAVEWAKEGDSLLIAGKGHETYQVFKDKTVNFDDREVAWEEIVRQK; this comes from the coding sequence ATGATAACACTTGGATACTTGATAGAACCCTTGTTAATAAAGGAAATAAAAGGTGAAATAAACACTGAAATTACGGGTATCAGCTATGACTCTAGAGATGTAAAAGAAGGTGACCTGTTTGTTTGTATACCGGGCTATAAATTTGATGGTCATGATTATGCTAATGATGCTGTGGTGAAAGGTGCCAAAGCTTTAATCGTGGAGGAGTGGCTAGATGTCAAAACTGTTACTCAGGTTAAGGTTTCTAACTCTAGAGAGGCCCTTGCAATTTTAGCTGCCCAATTTTATAACTGTCCATCGAAGGATTTAAATTTGATTGGGGTTACAGGAACAAATGGAAAAACTACTGTAACGCATTTGATTAATTCAATTTATTCAGCAAGTTATGACAAAACTGGATTAATAGGTACTGTAAGGTACAAGATAGGAGACGAGGAATACCCTGTTAAGACTACTACTCCTGAATCCTTTGACTTGCAGCAAATGATGGCTTCAATGGTTAAGAAAGCTGTTAGAGATTGTGTTATTGAAGTGAGTTCTCATGCAATTAAACAGAAGAGAATCCTTGGATGTGATTTTAATATTTGTGTTTTTACAAACCTAACACAGGACCATTTGGACTATCATCCCAGCATGGATGATTATAGAGCGGCTAAAGGTCGCTTGTTTTCTTTTTTAGGATTATCACATAAAAAAAATAATATTCCAAAGGCTTCTGTAATAAACATAGATGATGAAAGTGCACAGTACATGATGGAACAGTCTGCCGTTCAGGTGATAACATATGGAATATATAATGATGCGGACATAATGGCCAAAAATATAGAAATATTTCCAGAAGGATGTCAATTTGATGTTGAAAGTCCCTGGGGTAACTTTAACTTAAACATAAAACTTACGGGAAGGTTTAGTATATATAATGCCCTTGCTGCTGTTAGTGTTGCATTATTAGAAGGTTTTAACCCTAATTTTATAAAAGAAGTCCTTGAAAAAGTAGAAAAGGTTCCTGGTAGGTTTGAAAAAGTAGATGCTGGACAGAATTTTTTAGTAATAGTTGATTATGCCCACACCTCTGACTCTCTTGAAAATGTATTAAGTACATTGAAAGAGTTTACTCCAGGTAGAATAGGAGTAGTATTTGGATGTGGAGGAGATAGAGACAAGGAAAAAAGACCGCTAATGGGGAAAGTGGCAGCTTCATATGGTGATAAGTTGTTTATTACTTCTGACAACCCTAGGACTGAAGACCCAGAAGAGATCATCAAAGATATTAAAAAAGGACTTGGTGATGAGACATCATTTTTAATTGAACCTGATAGGAAGAAAGCTATTTCATTGGCTGTTGAGTGGGCCAAAGAAGGCGACTCTTTGTTAATTGCTGGCAAAGGGCACGAAACTTATCAGGTTTTTAAAGATAAAACAGTAAACTTTGATGATCGTGAAGTTGCCTGGGAAGAAATAGTAAGGCAAAAATAA